tgttaattttactaaatttattgcaatttactcatttgaatatataaactttaatttgtttgtttaattataatttgtgtGTTGATTATGTTTATAGATTGTAATTGAAGGTCCAGAAAATGTGTCTCTTGACAGTAGGTTTATGATGCAAAATCTCCAACTAAATTTGTAAGTTGCTAAAATTGTATAAGTTTAAATAGATATACCATTTGAGAGACGTACATATGCATGTTAGTAGATTACttgaaatattaaataaatataccatttgtataattattttttttaatattttattgtctAAAGAGTTTCAACTATGTAATTTACTTAGCTACCATGAGatatcttatttttcatatcGAACTTTATGTAAGTTCATCtttttgaatttagagtataagtttataatactatttttttccATACACgagtaattattatttttcttctttattcttaAACTTTGATTTGTGaacttttaagaaaaaattatagacaaattattatgaaaaattattgaaattgaatatttaaaattatatattaaattttcaaacagatttaaaaaaaataaaatttaagattaccATCGGATTTATTGGGATAAAAATTAATATCGGCCGGTAATTAGTGGCAGAAAAAAAATTCGCCGGTAAACGATTATCAGCAAAATTATACCAACAGATTTATTTCGACGATAAACATATTACCGATAGATTTTTTTTCGTAAATTCAACAGTATTCGATGAATTTCTTGAAGTGAAACTAATTTGTTGCTGTAACAAGAATGACATTTATGGAGGAgaaggatttagggtttatgtttatTGGGACTAATTTGACATAGTTTTCTTTACATATTGTGAGCAACCATTGTTTAGCCATGTGTAATGCtcacatgtcaagctaatgtgACATCTCAGCAAATATTAGCGTCGTTAGTGATAGAATGAACGGAGAGACTAAtgtgattaattttaaatcttttgatgaggattttgataatttaatctTTTGGAGATCAATTTATAAAAGATGTGATCTTTCACAGACCAATTTGACAATTTACTCAACAAACTAGCTTTATTATCATCAGCCTTCGATGGATTTGCACCATTAGCGAGCTATCTTCCTCCCTCGGGCCACCTTTCTCTTCCTCTCAATTTTCATTTCTATTTCTCTTTGCATcgttctctattttttttcctttggtgGGTCACTAGTGACTCATTTATTATCTCTCTTGGATTGTAAATCACTATAAAATTCATGTTATTTTGTGAGTTTTTTTTAGATTGTAGCAGTTTAAAATTCTACAAAAAAgattgtaataattttagaaacCTTGAAGATTAAAAGTTTTATAAGTTTATTTGTGACGGTTTTATAAAATCTCCAAAATATCATTTAATGGcagtttttaaataattttctaaaaaattttgtgttgcCTTTGTGTGACAATTTTTTTATCGATTTTTATGATGGTTTTAAATCTTCGCCAAtaacattttcaatttttttttagaaaagtaTGGTTCAAAACTTCAGATTTCACTGCTCTAGATtccaacattaaaaaaaatacataagaaattATATGATatggattaaaacaaattaaattattaaataaataaaattggtacAAATATGAAGGTGTGGATTTTGTCTATACTGCATCATCCCTAAAAAATTAAGGCTTCTTTTCCTAATGAAATTGTTACATAACATGGTAAAACAAATcatgaaagaaaaaaactacAGGGTGGTGGTAATTTATTTACGGAATACAGAGAAAGGGTAATGACAGTTTTGCTTCAGCATAAAGCATGAGTTGATATATATCTTCAACTAAACTTGATCAGTATACTTCATCATTCCATTGCTTGACTTTCTTCACTTGCCTCTTGTATTCAATCCAGTCAATttccacaatatataattaaacacaatatataaaacaaaattcaaagctAATAAACTTCAAATTCGAAACGTATAGAGATAAGGAGAGAgatcaataaaacaaaatagtgCATTCGATTTCAAGAGAAAATAAAGGTGATGAATTAGTCGATTTAATATAAAGAAACAACTCGCTGACAATTAACAAGTTTTTAGAactagtaaataaataaatttttatacataATGTATGTATGCCAAGTGAAGTCAACAAACTATGAACAACATACACATGCTTCATCCAGTATCTACAATTAGAAATTCAACCTTAAAAttactttagaaaaaaaataccttGTAAGTACAAAATTCCTAAATTGCATTGTGCAACATGATTTTCAAGCTCTACAgatttgagaaaataaaatttatacattGAATGTTAAATTATATAGCAAAGTATTAAGAATTTGAGAAtggaaaacaaataaaaagtgtataaaaacACAAGGTAAAGAGAATTTGAGAATGAgtggaatgaagaagaaaaaaaaaatgcaaaaaatattgacaaaagaatcaacaagagATGTATTATTGAGAGAGTAGATTTTCTATTCGATCTCAGTAACCTGAGTGTCGAGCAGAACTGGAGATACGTTAGTAGAAAAGATATGTTCACTTTATCACAGAAGCTTTATAGTTGTGGTGAAAAAAAATGAACCTCGACGACAATAGTGATAACAGCAATAGCAACAACGATGACAAAAAAAACTTTAGGATTTCGAACatctcttgttttctttttttttattaccatGACTATCTCTCTCATCTCATTAGTTTGAGCCAAAAGATAGTTTTCTCATTAGCTCTTTTTGTTTGGATTTTTTAATAGTTGAATTTTTGTTAGATATTTAATGAGACTTTATAGGTTGtcacaaataaaactaaaaatctcccacaaacaaataatttttttgtagtgaCTATAGGTGGGGCGGGATAGTGATCAAAGATTAGAGATTTAAAATAGGTTGGATGGAAATTAGaattgtggttgaaaattttgagttaaattaaattagaagaaatagtttgaaaattttgaatatttttgttaatgtttGGATAATATATCGATGGGAgtctatttttcattattataatgttaattatttgtttttttttctataaatttattaactaCTTTTAGATCATTCATGAgcacaaataataatttattctaaaatataaatatgcaaAATCTCTgtattgccaataacgctcatCTATAACTCAACACACACTTCTACTAagtcaaattaaatataattgggTATCAGTAATACTAATACTTCCCTATGAAAGTTGATATAAGTAGATACAGGTAGGGAAAATTCGAAACATGTTTTAAAAGGTCCTGAacttaagttaattatttttacctaAGAACcttttttggtaaaaaatctataagtatttttgtaaaaagaaaattatgaataatttaaaagaatttgaatcctctaaattttgaattttcacttgAGAGGATGAAATATGATCTTTCAccattgaataatttttttctcatattttctTTGGGTGCCACTTAGATAAAGATGTCAAAAATGTCtgtttttttaaagatgttttttaaaaattaaaatttaacacatataattaattaaactgtgttattcttattaaaattagacTGGACAAATTAGTTtagcaaaaaaattaataaattaaattttgaataagtctaaagtaatatttttttataaaaaataactacaatattcctattataaaaaaataactaaaatactcttattatatatataattttaaaaactctaaatcctaaccctacgacaacaaaaaagaaaacggctaaaatttagaatttttaaaattaatatatataataagaatattttagtcattttctataataggagttttgtaattattttttataaaaaataataataatttagactgattcaaaatttgatttactatttttcggtcaaattaatttgtctggtctaattttaacaaaaataacagaatttaatcaattatatgtgttaaattttaattattaaaaaacatctttgaaaaagacgttttagacgtttttatcaaaatatcttccatttttttatcccacttataaaataaataatgaaaaattacaCCTtatcctctaaaataaaatttaaaatttagaagatcTAAATCTAATAATTTAGAACATGCTATATTAATACATTGAATTCCAAACGAATATAATATGAGATCCTGACGTGATGATAGTTTTAAGAAGAGAGATTGATgagttgaatttaattaaattgttgtGGCTGATTATTATTAAGTGTGGAATATAATGAGCATGCATAGATAgatgttttgtttaatttttgtggCATGCGGAAGGTAGCTAGGTAAGGCAAAGGCATTTCCCAGAGACTTTGTGGGCTTTGTCAGGTTTCACTCTCAGATGGGATGAGTCCCCCAATTGTCCTCACAACAGACCCCACACCCCTCCGTTTATAGGACCATCTCACACCATACCCTTACCCCTTCACCCTCCCTTTTATGTCCTTCAATTCCCCTccattttctctattttcttctctCAACACCACTCAATTGGCCTCCTCTTCCACACtaagtttaatttcttgctaaATTATCCGTACACTTTGCTAGAATTTTcgaaattgaaaataatatagCATCTATCTTAAAACACCACCTGAAAAACCCTACAATTGTTAGTTGTTCTCTCCATGGACAAAGCTGAGAGAGAGACGCACGACTTCATGAACGTCGACTCTTTCTCTCAGCTTCCCTTCATCCGCCCTGCTCCGCCCCCTAAAGAAAAGGGCATCAGACTCTTCGGCATAGAATTTGGCGACACTTCGCCAATTTCTACTGTCCAAGAGTCTGAATCCGCTGACACAACCACTAACgaaaacagcaacaacaacttagagaataataacaacaacaacaacaacggcGAGAGTAGCCGGAGGTTCGAATGCCACTACTGCTGTAGAAACTTTCCGACTTCTCAAGCCCTCGGCGGACACCAAAACGCACACAAGAGAGAGAGGCAACACGCGAAACGACAACACCTTCAGTCAGCCATGGTTCACGGTTCCCTCGCCGAAGGCCACCACCAAGTTTACGGATTCATGAACTACAGGTTCGGATCTTTCGGTTCTTCTCCAACAATGGCTGCTTATCCTACATGGAATAACAGTAGCCACAACAACACCGGCGTCGGAAGGTTCTACGGAACCTCGTCatcatattcttcttcttctccttcttcttctcatcaTCAACAGCCACCCATCAATGGTAACCCCTTGTCCGTGTGGCGAATCCCTAACGGTGGTGGTGGTAGTAACAACCCTATCTTGGGGCGCGAACGGGGGTTTCCTTTGCTTGCAGGGGAAGAAGTGAACGCAAGAATAGGAGCAACGAGGGTGGAATTAAGtcccaataataataatggttcaCAAAACGGGTATGTTTATGACTCCAAAACAAGCGTTAGTGACCATGTCAGCTTGGATCTTCATCTGTAACATTTATAA
This portion of the Arachis duranensis cultivar V14167 chromosome 6, aradu.V14167.gnm2.J7QH, whole genome shotgun sequence genome encodes:
- the LOC107492869 gene encoding zinc finger protein 8 — translated: MDKAERETHDFMNVDSFSQLPFIRPAPPPKEKGIRLFGIEFGDTSPISTVQESESADTTTNENSNNNLENNNNNNNNGESSRRFECHYCCRNFPTSQALGGHQNAHKRERQHAKRQHLQSAMVHGSLAEGHHQVYGFMNYRFGSFGSSPTMAAYPTWNNSSHNNTGVGRFYGTSSSYSSSSPSSSHHQQPPINGNPLSVWRIPNGGGGSNNPILGRERGFPLLAGEEVNARIGATRVELSPNNNNGSQNGYVYDSKTSVSDHVSLDLHL